The Paenibacillus tianjinensis genome has a window encoding:
- a CDS encoding HEAT repeat domain-containing protein yields the protein MNGRFSYLLQFIQITGLVLLIILVGLLMYLSIRKAMNNKHNARYNRRLQQLLGTDSGLQVFLETGVEPRLLNVSVNRRSPIFEALRVRLSISRTELERSRIYEYARNHFHDYYAILLKKRRWSTRVNALLELELFRMDSLREELVELLGKRKLSDTEKFLILRIFASFQMKELLPFLQDEASSLSESQLLQLLLPLQSSMQEVILTEFSAYPLRLQCAMVDALRLRNERSAPVLTLLESLLGSEEPTLRLRAINAIANFGYISPESESKLVASILQPQTDYSWNERQALARLMGSIREEHFIPILLKFLGDESYPVRQTASDSLSRYKSGEEQLQSAALHHPDRFAREMAEETLERKRYEGVFH from the coding sequence ATGAACGGCCGTTTTAGTTATCTCCTCCAGTTTATTCAAATTACCGGACTCGTGCTTTTAATCATACTGGTTGGTCTACTAATGTACTTATCCATACGCAAAGCAATGAATAACAAGCATAACGCCCGTTATAACCGCCGTCTTCAACAACTGCTGGGAACAGATTCTGGCTTGCAGGTTTTTCTGGAAACGGGTGTAGAACCTCGCCTGCTTAATGTCAGTGTGAACCGCCGCTCACCTATTTTCGAAGCGCTGCGTGTACGCCTGTCCATAAGCAGAACGGAGCTTGAAAGATCCCGGATTTACGAATACGCACGCAATCATTTTCATGATTATTATGCAATACTGCTGAAGAAGCGCCGGTGGAGTACACGTGTCAACGCACTGCTGGAGCTGGAGCTCTTTCGCATGGATTCCCTGCGGGAAGAGCTTGTGGAGCTGCTAGGCAAACGAAAGCTTTCAGATACCGAGAAATTTCTGATCCTGCGGATTTTCGCCAGCTTTCAGATGAAAGAGCTTCTGCCCTTTCTACAAGATGAAGCTTCTTCCTTGTCGGAGTCGCAGCTGCTTCAGCTGCTTTTACCGCTTCAGTCCTCTATGCAAGAAGTAATCCTGACTGAATTCTCGGCTTATCCCTTAAGATTGCAGTGTGCCATGGTTGATGCTCTTCGTCTGCGTAATGAGCGCTCGGCTCCGGTACTTACTCTTCTGGAGTCACTACTCGGCAGTGAGGAGCCTACCCTTCGCCTGCGTGCAATCAATGCGATTGCGAACTTTGGATACATTAGTCCTGAAAGCGAAAGCAAGCTGGTAGCGTCTATCCTGCAACCGCAAACCGATTATTCCTGGAATGAGCGGCAAGCGCTGGCCCGGCTGATGGGCAGCATTCGCGAGGAACATTTTATTCCGATTCTGCTGAAGTTCCTGGGTGATGAGTCGTATCCTGTCCGGCAGACGGCCAGTGATTCGCTTTCCCGTTACAAATCAGGAGAAGAACAGCTGCAGAGCGCCGCTCTTCATCATCCGGACCGTTTTGCGAGAGAAATGGCGGAAGAAACGCTGGAAAGGAAACGATATGAAGGAGTCTTTCATTGA
- a CDS encoding alpha-amylase family glycosyl hydrolase, with translation MVRNKTRRFLSWLIIFALCFGLFGTSGGASANNTNYTVTYTNTTATAVTLHWTTSNWTTLTDTVMTKSGTTFTANITVAEGATLTYCYHITAPTDSWDNNSGKNWSVIIPSAGKYEAESAALSGGAKVNTNHTGYSGTGFVDGYTASGASSTFNVQASAAGVYNATLHYANASGSARTLSVYVNGTKVKQTTLANLANWDTWSDQTEALTLLAGNNTIAYKYDTADSGNINIDYVIVLPGTSPTPTPTATVTPTVTPTPTPTITPTVTPTATPTATPTATPTVTPTATVSPTPTSTATGITVHFKKPSTWNSAVRIHYWNLNPATVPVSGAWPGILMNVDGNDWYSYTIAGAAGTSLIFNDSNGKQTADLARTIKESWYYTDNVWYDTNPEAPKIPVITVSPAPKTYDSAQTVALSSSNSGDKIYYTTDGTTPTTASALYTAPIQVSSSLTIKAFGVNISGQAGSVASFAYVIDLNADLQAPTITANLPVGQSTSAVTVSFNIKDNKAATTTAYYTDNGTEPTSGSKVYISGNALAGLTGPSILISKTTTLKFLVIDAAGNRTNQSFVYSIGNKGDFREDSIYFVITSRFYDGDTSNNVHAWDDAKAGNPDSDPAWRGDFKGLIQKLDYIKALGFSAIWITPVVQNASGYDYHGYHAINFAKVDPRYESAGASYQDLITAAHARGIKVIQDIVVNHTGNFGEENLFPMFKKDATKADTIANLLKITDKLPANYDTMTPDQQYQARLALMKTAEANNNIYHTEKSLSWESYTVQTGQIAGDCVDLNTENPVVNQYLIDSYNQYIDMGVDAFRVDTVKHVSRYIFNKYFVPAWKARGGSNFFIFGEVATRYRDVWNSGIPAISTPFYTWKSAKSYPGDGQNDYASNKLSVEQEWADNSTTAGQPISNNAFLIGNMYHAPDFSMKSGMDVIDFPMHWAFKSAQEAFSMRSGDQYYNDATWNVTYVDSHDYAPDQAPENQRFAGTQDTWAENLALMFTFRGIPAIFYGSEIEFQKGKVIDPGPNAPLSTTGRAYYGDHIEGSVTVQDFGKFTNATGTLAESLNYPLAKHIRQLNLIRRAVPALQKGQYSTENVSGELAFKRRYTDTSKGIDSFALVTISGNATFSGIPNGTYVDAVTGDSKTVTNGTITLTCSGKGNARVYVLNGSGGIGETGTYLK, from the coding sequence TTGGTGAGAAATAAAACGAGGCGGTTTCTTTCTTGGTTGATTATTTTTGCACTGTGCTTCGGCTTGTTCGGGACATCCGGAGGAGCTTCGGCCAATAATACTAATTATACAGTCACATACACCAATACCACAGCAACTGCTGTAACTTTGCATTGGACTACAAGCAACTGGACGACGCTTACGGATACAGTCATGACCAAGAGCGGGACAACCTTCACGGCCAACATCACTGTTGCCGAAGGTGCTACATTAACGTATTGCTATCATATTACTGCTCCGACTGACAGCTGGGACAATAACAGCGGGAAGAACTGGTCTGTCATTATCCCTTCCGCCGGGAAGTACGAAGCGGAAAGTGCAGCTCTGTCAGGCGGCGCCAAAGTAAATACTAATCATACCGGTTATTCCGGAACCGGCTTTGTGGACGGATACACAGCAAGCGGAGCGTCTTCCACCTTCAATGTGCAGGCTTCAGCAGCAGGAGTATATAATGCAACCCTGCACTACGCTAACGCTTCTGGCAGTGCCAGGACTCTATCTGTTTATGTTAACGGCACAAAGGTAAAACAAACCACCTTGGCTAATCTGGCCAATTGGGATACCTGGTCTGACCAGACGGAAGCACTTACCCTGCTGGCAGGCAATAATACGATTGCCTATAAATACGATACTGCCGACAGCGGAAATATTAATATTGATTATGTAATTGTTCTGCCCGGAACTTCTCCAACACCTACACCAACAGCAACTGTAACTCCAACTGTAACTCCTACACCTACACCCACAATCACACCAACTGTAACTCCAACAGCCACTCCAACAGCCACACCAACTGCGACACCTACTGTGACACCGACAGCTACCGTATCACCGACGCCAACATCCACGGCGACCGGCATTACGGTTCATTTTAAAAAGCCTTCAACATGGAATTCAGCGGTCCGCATTCATTACTGGAATTTGAATCCGGCAACGGTGCCGGTCAGTGGGGCATGGCCGGGAATTCTCATGAATGTAGACGGAAATGACTGGTACAGCTACACGATAGCCGGCGCAGCAGGCACAAGCCTAATTTTCAACGACAGCAATGGCAAACAGACAGCCGACTTGGCGCGGACGATTAAGGAGAGCTGGTATTACACAGATAATGTCTGGTATGACACCAATCCGGAAGCGCCTAAGATACCGGTAATTACAGTTTCACCTGCTCCAAAAACATACGATTCCGCACAAACGGTTGCACTTTCCAGCAGCAACAGCGGAGATAAAATATACTATACAACCGATGGTACTACCCCGACGACAGCATCAGCTTTGTACACAGCACCTATTCAAGTGTCCTCCTCCTTGACGATCAAGGCTTTTGGGGTGAATATCAGTGGCCAAGCAGGCAGCGTGGCGTCTTTTGCCTATGTAATTGATCTGAATGCCGACCTGCAGGCTCCAACCATTACAGCGAATTTGCCGGTAGGGCAATCCACCTCAGCAGTTACCGTCTCTTTCAATATCAAAGACAACAAAGCTGCCACTACTACAGCATATTATACTGATAATGGTACAGAACCGACTTCGGGCTCTAAAGTATATATTTCCGGGAATGCGTTGGCTGGTTTGACCGGACCATCAATTCTGATTTCCAAGACCACAACCTTAAAGTTCCTTGTAATCGACGCAGCCGGTAACCGTACCAACCAAAGCTTTGTGTACAGTATCGGCAATAAAGGGGACTTCCGGGAAGATTCCATTTACTTCGTGATCACTTCCCGCTTCTACGATGGTGATACCAGTAATAACGTACATGCCTGGGATGATGCCAAAGCAGGGAATCCGGATTCGGATCCGGCCTGGAGAGGGGATTTCAAAGGGCTGATTCAAAAGCTCGATTACATCAAAGCGCTCGGCTTCAGCGCCATATGGATTACTCCGGTAGTTCAGAATGCCAGCGGTTATGATTATCATGGCTACCATGCGATCAATTTTGCCAAAGTCGATCCAAGATATGAGTCGGCCGGAGCGTCCTACCAGGATCTGATCACCGCCGCCCATGCCCGAGGAATTAAGGTCATCCAGGACATTGTCGTCAATCATACCGGTAACTTCGGAGAAGAGAATCTGTTCCCGATGTTCAAGAAGGATGCCACTAAGGCAGATACGATCGCTAATCTGCTCAAAATTACGGATAAGCTGCCGGCCAATTACGACACTATGACACCCGACCAGCAGTATCAGGCGAGACTAGCACTTATGAAAACGGCAGAGGCCAACAATAACATCTACCACACCGAGAAAAGCCTCTCCTGGGAATCATATACGGTACAGACCGGGCAGATTGCTGGTGACTGTGTGGATCTCAACACCGAGAACCCTGTTGTAAATCAGTATCTGATCGACAGCTATAACCAGTATATCGACATGGGCGTAGATGCCTTCCGCGTGGATACCGTGAAGCATGTAAGCCGTTATATATTCAATAAGTATTTCGTACCTGCCTGGAAAGCCAGAGGCGGTTCCAACTTCTTCATCTTCGGTGAAGTGGCTACCCGGTATAGAGATGTCTGGAACAGTGGAATTCCGGCGATTTCAACGCCATTCTATACCTGGAAATCTGCGAAATCGTACCCTGGCGACGGTCAAAATGATTACGCTTCCAACAAGCTGTCTGTCGAGCAGGAATGGGCGGACAATTCAACAACCGCAGGGCAGCCAATCTCAAACAATGCTTTTCTGATCGGCAATATGTATCATGCTCCGGATTTTTCCATGAAATCAGGCATGGATGTCATAGATTTCCCGATGCACTGGGCATTCAAGTCTGCGCAGGAAGCCTTCAGTATGCGGAGCGGTGATCAATATTATAACGATGCTACCTGGAATGTGACCTATGTGGACTCCCATGACTATGCACCTGACCAGGCACCGGAGAATCAAAGATTCGCCGGAACGCAGGACACTTGGGCCGAGAATCTGGCGCTGATGTTCACCTTCCGGGGCATCCCGGCCATATTCTATGGATCCGAAATCGAATTCCAGAAAGGTAAAGTTATTGATCCTGGCCCGAATGCGCCGCTCAGCACAACCGGCCGTGCATACTATGGCGACCACATTGAAGGCAGTGTGACGGTACAGGATTTCGGAAAATTCACAAACGCAACTGGTACGCTAGCTGAATCGCTCAATTATCCGCTGGCCAAGCACATCCGGCAGCTTAATCTGATCCGTAGAGCCGTGCCGGCGCTGCAAAAGGGCCAATATTCCACGGAGAACGTTAGTGGTGAATTAGCTTTTAAAAGAAGATATACAGATACCTCCAAAGGTATAGACAGCTTTGCGCTTGTTACCATTTCGGGCAATGCCACATTTAGCGGTATTCCGAACGGAACCTATGTGGATGCAGTGACAGGTGACAGTAAGACGGTTACCAACGGCACAATTACATTGACCTGCTCCGGAAAAGGGAATGCACGGGTGTATGTTCTAAATGGCAGCGGCGGAATAGGTGAGACCGGAACGTATTTGAAATAA
- the murI gene encoding glutamate racemase, whose translation MRIGFFDSGIGGITVLHQALQLLPNEDYIFYADTVHLPYGEKPKEEVKDYIFNAVDFIAAQGVKAQVIACNTATSIAIEELREKYDFPILGIEPAVKPAVQKWELNRKKVLVLATNLTLKEEKFNNLVKRLDHQDIVDCLALPGLVEFAEKYEFNEEQVIGYLKDELSRFELCQYGTVVLGCTHFPYFTNELIKLFPENTDFISGSVGTAKNLKRILEANDQLDHGTGDIIFYKSGFRVEDKETIDQYQKLLGMLDGLST comes from the coding sequence ATGCGGATAGGATTTTTTGATTCCGGGATCGGTGGAATTACTGTACTTCATCAAGCGTTGCAGCTCCTGCCTAATGAGGATTACATCTTTTATGCAGATACCGTGCATCTGCCTTATGGGGAGAAACCCAAGGAAGAAGTAAAAGATTATATATTTAATGCTGTTGATTTTATTGCTGCGCAGGGTGTAAAGGCTCAGGTGATTGCTTGTAATACTGCGACCAGTATTGCGATAGAGGAGCTCCGTGAGAAATATGACTTTCCGATTCTGGGTATAGAGCCTGCCGTCAAACCCGCTGTGCAAAAGTGGGAGCTTAACCGGAAAAAAGTGCTGGTACTGGCAACGAACCTTACACTGAAAGAGGAGAAATTCAATAATCTGGTGAAGCGTCTGGATCATCAGGATATCGTCGACTGTCTGGCACTTCCGGGGCTGGTAGAGTTTGCTGAGAAATATGAGTTTAACGAAGAGCAGGTTATCGGCTATCTAAAGGATGAATTATCCAGGTTTGAATTATGCCAGTACGGGACTGTTGTATTAGGCTGTACGCATTTTCCGTATTTCACCAATGAACTTATAAAACTGTTTCCTGAGAATACAGATTTTATTTCAGGCAGTGTTGGAACCGCAAAGAACCTGAAACGGATCCTTGAAGCGAACGATCAGCTGGATCATGGCACGGGGGATATCATATTTTATAAATCCGGTTTTAGAGTAGAAGATAAGGAGACCATAGATCAATACCAGAAGCTGCTGGGGATGCTGGATGGATTGTCCACTTAA
- a CDS encoding glycosyltransferase family 2 protein, with protein MKESFIEVVYKMLDSLSYGLVFYVAFITLVYITLFFIAAGKLFREKDIKPIQYDKLLSSELAPPLSILVPAYNEELNIVWSVRSLLGINYKQFEIIVINDGSKDSTAQSLISEFQMVEVKSKVQWSGLGRETKPIRGIYRSLQHHNLVLVDKENGGKADALNVGINVCQYPYFASLDGDTVLDTDAFIKIMKPVMDALPGEEIVATGGSVGIANGSYVDSGHLSSDNVLLSRKPLVIMQVIEYLRAFLMGRVGLSRFNLLLIVSGAFGVFKKDWVIEAGGYEPGTIGEDMELIVRLHRRIKEKKSKARIVYVPDPVCWTEAPESVKVLHRQRTRWHRGLFESLWKHKVMLLNPRYGRIGMVAMPYFVFVELLGPVVEVLGMLTVVLGIFLHVVNTQISLALFLVMVIYGSLLSVGAVLFEQWIVGRYNKVADLFRMFIYALSEAFWFRPLMTAWRFKGLFQGIRGKQHQWGDMVRGNVMNSKKPGA; from the coding sequence ATGAAGGAGTCTTTCATTGAGGTAGTTTATAAAATGCTGGACAGCTTATCCTACGGGCTGGTGTTCTATGTTGCTTTTATAACCCTGGTCTACATCACACTGTTTTTTATAGCCGCTGGAAAGCTGTTCCGGGAGAAAGATATCAAGCCGATACAATACGACAAGCTTCTAAGCAGCGAGCTGGCGCCTCCCCTTTCCATCCTGGTTCCCGCTTATAACGAAGAATTAAATATTGTCTGGAGCGTCCGGTCACTCCTCGGAATAAATTACAAGCAGTTTGAAATCATTGTCATTAATGATGGTTCTAAGGATTCAACGGCACAAAGCTTAATCTCAGAATTTCAAATGGTGGAAGTTAAAAGCAAGGTGCAGTGGTCAGGCCTCGGACGGGAAACCAAGCCTATCCGCGGCATCTACCGTTCCCTCCAGCATCATAATCTGGTGCTTGTCGACAAGGAAAACGGCGGAAAGGCGGATGCTCTCAATGTGGGCATCAATGTATGCCAATATCCGTATTTTGCATCCCTGGACGGCGATACCGTGCTGGATACAGATGCCTTCATCAAGATAATGAAGCCAGTGATGGACGCACTCCCGGGAGAAGAAATAGTCGCCACCGGAGGCAGCGTCGGCATTGCTAACGGGAGTTATGTCGACAGCGGGCATCTCAGCAGCGATAATGTCCTTCTTTCCAGGAAACCGCTGGTTATCATGCAGGTTATCGAATATTTGCGGGCTTTTTTAATGGGTCGGGTCGGACTAAGCCGGTTCAACCTTCTGCTTATCGTTTCCGGTGCTTTTGGCGTATTCAAGAAAGACTGGGTCATTGAAGCTGGCGGCTATGAACCGGGGACGATCGGTGAAGATATGGAGCTGATTGTTCGGCTGCACCGGCGTATTAAGGAGAAGAAAAGTAAAGCAAGAATCGTATATGTACCGGACCCCGTCTGCTGGACGGAAGCACCGGAGAGCGTTAAGGTTCTTCACCGCCAGCGTACACGCTGGCACAGGGGCCTTTTTGAAAGCCTGTGGAAGCACAAAGTGATGCTTTTGAATCCGCGCTACGGAAGAATCGGAATGGTCGCCATGCCGTATTTTGTATTCGTTGAATTGCTGGGTCCGGTGGTTGAGGTGCTCGGAATGCTTACAGTAGTGCTGGGTATTTTTCTCCATGTAGTTAACACCCAAATTAGTCTGGCTTTGTTCCTGGTGATGGTAATTTACGGCTCGCTGTTATCCGTCGGGGCTGTCTTATTTGAGCAGTGGATCGTTGGCCGGTACAATAAGGTCGCTGATTTATTCCGCATGTTCATTTATGCCCTCTCTGAGGCATTTTGGTTCCGCCCCCTCATGACAGCCTGGCGTTTTAAGGGACTGTTCCAAGGGATACGCGGCAAACAGCATCAGTGGGGTGATATGGTTCGCGGCAATGTCATGAACTCCAAGAAACCGGGAGCATAA
- a CDS encoding response regulator, producing MDKFQQLFLRNMKEKLGVLASAPLVPEGEIYRLIHSIKGTAGTIGLSEWSDAAEQLIGQLRDDSVRDWSDAELEVYLQPLYTLLPDDEAEADGVAEEMDIKLVEPTFHESTSSDPMKKSLIVIVDDDPGMLRVLKETLEDYGWMVLATPLPSKALEWCYDLEPDCVVLDIVLENSSGFELLDNIRSRCEERLIPTLLMSARNDKATRMRSYASGADDFISKPFELDEFAARIGRQLSRRLKLTSMLMLDELTGAYNSRFFRQELERWRSASSTTGSPLSLAVLDIDQFRKWNADGNYDEGDQLLRLFSSYIRSHLRDQDIWARERADRFLLLQPGLTEEEAEHVAQRLVQQFAGFQYQKDPQLPLAATYSAGVTAVSSGVPSEKILEQAAMAIAASKAAGGGICTRYTEDQSGIVQEQPLRLAVIDDDDLIRNLLTKQLSDLSGNHNMEIRKFKDGEEFFSDPWHSMGGRYLLVLDRMMPRMNGMEVLRKLRSGAGRGEYTILMLTGVNEEREIAEAIQAGTDDYLTKPFSLVELEARVVRLLRGKK from the coding sequence ATGGACAAGTTTCAACAATTATTTTTAAGGAATATGAAAGAAAAACTTGGGGTATTAGCTTCCGCCCCGCTTGTACCTGAAGGCGAAATCTACCGTCTGATTCATTCAATCAAAGGTACAGCCGGAACGATTGGACTCTCAGAATGGTCAGATGCCGCAGAGCAGTTGATCGGACAGCTGAGGGATGATTCGGTACGTGATTGGTCAGATGCCGAACTGGAAGTGTATCTCCAGCCTTTATACACCCTTCTACCCGATGACGAAGCTGAAGCTGACGGTGTAGCAGAAGAAATGGATATAAAGCTGGTTGAGCCTACTTTTCATGAGTCGACCTCCAGTGATCCAATGAAAAAAAGCTTAATTGTGATTGTAGATGACGACCCGGGAATGCTCAGAGTGCTTAAAGAAACGTTAGAAGATTATGGCTGGATGGTTCTGGCCACCCCCCTGCCCTCTAAAGCACTGGAATGGTGTTATGATCTGGAGCCGGATTGTGTGGTTTTAGATATCGTTCTGGAGAACAGCAGCGGTTTTGAATTACTGGACAATATTCGCAGCCGCTGCGAGGAGCGACTGATTCCCACCCTGCTCATGAGCGCCAGAAACGACAAAGCAACGCGGATGAGGAGCTATGCCTCAGGAGCGGATGATTTCATATCCAAACCGTTCGAACTTGACGAATTCGCGGCACGCATCGGCCGGCAGCTCTCCAGAAGGCTAAAGTTGACTTCCATGCTCATGCTCGATGAGCTTACAGGGGCGTATAACAGCCGTTTCTTCAGACAGGAGCTGGAGCGCTGGCGCAGTGCTTCATCAACTACAGGTTCGCCACTTAGTCTGGCGGTTCTCGATATCGATCAGTTCCGTAAATGGAACGCCGACGGCAATTATGATGAAGGGGACCAGCTTCTCCGGTTGTTCTCTTCTTATATCCGCTCCCATCTGCGGGATCAGGATATCTGGGCAAGAGAACGTGCTGACCGTTTTTTGCTGCTGCAGCCTGGTCTGACAGAAGAGGAAGCCGAGCATGTGGCTCAGCGTCTGGTTCAACAGTTTGCCGGATTTCAGTATCAAAAGGACCCGCAGCTGCCCCTTGCCGCGACCTACTCAGCCGGTGTGACGGCAGTCAGCAGCGGGGTGCCCAGCGAAAAAATTCTAGAACAGGCAGCTATGGCCATTGCGGCCTCCAAGGCTGCCGGCGGGGGAATTTGTACCCGATATACCGAAGACCAATCAGGCATCGTGCAGGAACAGCCGCTGCGTCTTGCGGTGATTGACGATGATGATCTGATCCGCAACCTGCTGACAAAACAGCTATCCGATCTCTCCGGGAACCATAATATGGAGATCCGCAAATTCAAGGACGGAGAAGAATTTTTCAGTGATCCCTGGCATTCCATGGGAGGCCGGTATCTCCTTGTGCTGGACCGGATGATGCCGCGGATGAATGGCATGGAGGTTCTGCGCAAACTTCGCAGCGGTGCGGGCCGAGGCGAATATACGATACTAATGCTGACCGGTGTAAATGAGGAACGCGAGATTGCCGAAGCAATTCAGGCCGGGACAGATGATTATTTGACCAAGCCCTTCAGTCTTGTAGAACTTGAAGCCCGCGTTGTTAGGCTTTTGCGGGGGAAGAAGTGA